GGGCACGAGGACGCATTGTGCAGATTAACAAGAGGTTATTTCACGTAATACAGATGTTGTTATTTAACGTTTCACACAACTGTAGGGGCGGCTCGTGAACCGCCCAGAAACAATGGAGGGATTTTTGATGAAAGAGAAGGAGATCGACAAGATCGCACAGGCAATCGCGGCGAAGCTCGGCGAAGCAGGCGGGCCGGTCGTCCTGGGCTGCGGCGACGCCAGCAGCTCCCAGAACTACAACTGCGACACCGGCAGCTACAGCTGCAGCTATTACGAGTGCGGAGGAGCAGGAGAGTTTACGTGCGCTCGGTCCTTCGGGTGCAGCATGGACTTCGACTGCTACACCGACTTCGATTGTTCCACCAGCTTCGGCTGCCCCACGCGCTACAATGAATGAATAGGAGGCCACCAATGAGAAGCACAACGGCGATGCGCGCAGCCCTCGCGGCGCTCAGCCTGGCGCTGCTGGCTCCGGGGGCCTTTGCCGCGACCGTTGGCGTCGTTACAACAGGCGCGTCAAGCGACACCGTGCTGATCCATGACGAGAACTGATACGGCTTGGGCAACGCAAGGGGGCGATGCGTGAACCGCCACAGGGCGCGATTCTGGATTGCACGTGGACTCTGGCTGCGAGCTCGGCCGTGTTTCAACGCGGCCATATAGATGGCTCTGATTGTCTTAACACCCGAATTCATTCGGGTGGTTTTCGGAATGCGGGTCCCCTCCTCTTCCCTGCCAGGATGTCCATCTGGAGGGAAAGGACGAGGAGGGCGGTCGTGTGCCGCAGGTCGCCCCGAATGAATTCGGGGCTTACGATCATGATAGCCTTCTGGCATCGCCTCGACTGAAGTCGGGCGATGAGGCATTGTCTAGCTCGTGGGTGTCGCAGATCGCAACCAGGCCTGCACGTTACGGTCCTGGACATCGACCCCGATGCGATAGAGATCGCTAAGCGTCGGATCGCCGATGCGGAGCTTGAAAACAGGATCGACACGGTTGTAGCCGATGCGGGGGACATGCCGTTTGCGGACAAGTCGTTTGAGTTGGTTGTGAGTCGCGGGTCCTTCCCGTTCTGGGAGGACAAGGTCGGCGGATTTCGGGAGGTCTATCGCGTGCTCAAGCCAGGGGGCATCGGCTTCATCGGCGGGGGGTTCGGTCG
This window of the bacterium genome carries:
- a CDS encoding class I SAM-dependent methyltransferase, which translates into the protein MRHCLARGCRRSQPGLHVTVLDIDPDAIEIAKRRIADAELENRIDTVVADAGDMPFADKSFELVVSRGSFPFWEDKVGGFREVYRVLKPGGIGFIGGGFGRMLPVAQRSEVIHALRKRVPGLDVGHVPRLKLAKILHEAGIEDYAILRDAPRHLTCPCQIWVEIHKP